The Streptomyces avermitilis MA-4680 = NBRC 14893 genome contains a region encoding:
- a CDS encoding S1 family peptidase has protein sequence MRIKRTNPRSGVARRTRLIAVATGFLAAAAFAVPTANASDAQTFSATQLTTVAKSVLKSDVAGTAWAVDPKTNRVVVTVDSTVSKAEIAQIKKDAGSNAGALTVKHTPGTFKKLITGGDAIYGGGYRCSLGFNVHSGSTYYFLTAGHCGEVASTWYSNSGQTTTLGTNVSYSFPTNDFALVRYTNTSVAHPSAVGSQTISSAATPSVGTTVYRRGSTTGTHSGRVTALNATVNYGSGDVVYGMIQTTVCAEGGDSGGPLYGGSVAYGLTSGGSGNCTSGGTTFFQPVTEALSYYGVSVG, from the coding sequence GTGAGGATCAAGCGCACCAACCCCCGCAGCGGTGTGGCGAGACGGACCCGGCTGATCGCCGTGGCCACCGGTTTCCTGGCCGCTGCCGCGTTCGCCGTCCCCACCGCGAACGCGAGCGACGCACAGACGTTCAGCGCCACCCAGCTCACCACGGTCGCCAAGTCGGTGCTCAAGTCCGATGTAGCGGGCACCGCCTGGGCCGTCGACCCCAAGACGAACCGCGTCGTCGTCACGGTCGACAGTACGGTCTCCAAGGCCGAGATCGCCCAGATCAAGAAGGACGCGGGCAGTAACGCCGGCGCCCTCACCGTCAAGCACACCCCGGGCACGTTCAAGAAGCTGATCACCGGCGGCGACGCCATCTACGGCGGTGGCTACCGCTGTTCGCTCGGCTTCAACGTGCACAGTGGGAGCACCTATTACTTCCTGACCGCCGGCCACTGCGGTGAGGTCGCCTCGACCTGGTACTCCAACTCCGGCCAGACCACGACGCTGGGCACGAACGTCAGCTACAGCTTCCCGACCAACGACTTCGCCCTGGTGCGCTACACGAACACCTCGGTCGCCCACCCGAGCGCGGTCGGCAGCCAGACCATCAGCAGCGCCGCCACGCCGAGCGTGGGTACGACCGTCTACCGCCGTGGGTCCACCACCGGCACGCACAGCGGCCGGGTCACCGCGCTGAACGCCACGGTCAACTACGGCAGTGGTGACGTCGTCTACGGCATGATCCAGACCACGGTCTGCGCCGAGGGCGGCGACAGCGGTGGTCCGCTGTACGGCGGATCCGTCGCCTACGGTCTGACCTCCGGCGGCAGCGGCAACTGCACCTCCGGCGGTACGACCTTCTTCCAGCCGGTCACCGAGGCGCTCAGCTACTACGGCGTGAGCGTCGGCTAG
- a CDS encoding FAD/NAD(P)-binding protein codes for MTPTLVIVGAGPRGTGLLERIAANAPELYAGSELDVHLVDPYPPGGGRIWREAQSPLLWMNSEAQDVTMFTDETVAMAGPVRKGPTLHEWAALDGRAFTGRRRQGAYLRWVYESTVAALPPGIRVHHHARRALRVSGPPEGRQQVWLEGRPEPLLADLVVLTLGHLDAELDDEQRRLAAHARAHGLVHLPPDFTADTDLAALAPGEPVLVRGFGLAFVDLMVLLTEGRGGRYEGAEYVPSGREPVLHVGSRRGVPYHSKIGYDWTGDRPPLPRFFGPAEVDELLARPEGIDFRRDVWPLVEKELGFAHYHRLFTAHPERTTVAWADFEEKYAAGVGPELRALAASAVPDPADRLDLDALDRPLEGVSHTSYEELQDGLRAYIQDDLTRRHDPSFSPDSAVFFGLLSVYGQLVRLGDIGSWWHGFFSYLASGPPGPRLRQMLALSRAGVLKFLGADMTVSAGDGVFRAASATVPGTFVEARALVEARLPHPTVERTRDALLRGLYADGAAATPEGLLAVDPADGRVLDGSGTPHPRRFALGPHTDARGSGAFTRPRTGGPAFRQNDATARAALTFLHAHHHAEGAVR; via the coding sequence ATGACGCCCACTCTGGTGATCGTGGGGGCGGGGCCGCGGGGCACCGGACTCCTGGAACGGATCGCCGCCAACGCGCCCGAGCTGTACGCCGGTTCGGAGCTGGACGTGCACCTGGTGGACCCCTACCCGCCCGGTGGCGGGCGCATCTGGCGTGAGGCCCAGTCGCCGCTGCTGTGGATGAACTCCGAGGCACAGGACGTCACCATGTTCACCGACGAGACGGTGGCCATGGCGGGGCCCGTACGAAAAGGCCCCACCCTGCACGAGTGGGCGGCCCTCGACGGCCGCGCCTTCACCGGCCGGCGGCGCCAGGGCGCATATCTGCGCTGGGTGTACGAGAGCACGGTGGCCGCGCTGCCGCCGGGCATCCGCGTCCACCACCACGCCCGCCGCGCCCTGCGCGTCAGCGGACCGCCCGAGGGGCGCCAGCAGGTGTGGCTGGAAGGGCGGCCCGAGCCGCTCCTGGCCGACCTCGTCGTCCTCACACTCGGCCATCTCGACGCCGAACTCGACGACGAGCAGCGGAGGCTGGCCGCCCATGCCCGCGCGCACGGCCTCGTCCATCTGCCGCCGGACTTCACCGCCGACACCGACCTGGCCGCCCTCGCCCCCGGTGAACCGGTCCTCGTGCGCGGCTTCGGGCTCGCCTTCGTCGACCTGATGGTCCTGCTGACCGAGGGGCGCGGCGGGCGCTACGAGGGAGCGGAGTACGTGCCGTCCGGTCGCGAGCCGGTCCTCCATGTCGGCTCCCGGCGCGGCGTTCCCTACCATTCCAAGATCGGCTACGACTGGACGGGCGACCGGCCGCCGCTGCCCCGGTTCTTCGGGCCCGCCGAGGTCGACGAACTGCTCGCACGCCCCGAGGGGATCGACTTCCGACGGGACGTCTGGCCGCTGGTGGAGAAGGAGCTGGGGTTCGCGCACTACCACCGCCTGTTCACGGCGCACCCCGAACGCACCACCGTCGCCTGGGCGGACTTCGAGGAGAAGTACGCGGCGGGAGTCGGACCCGAGCTCCGGGCGCTGGCCGCCTCGGCCGTCCCCGACCCCGCGGACCGGCTCGACCTCGACGCCCTCGACCGACCGCTGGAGGGGGTGAGCCACACCTCGTACGAGGAACTCCAGGACGGTCTGCGCGCGTACATACAGGACGACCTGACGCGCCGTCATGACCCCTCGTTCAGCCCGGACTCGGCGGTGTTCTTCGGGCTGCTCTCCGTCTACGGGCAGCTCGTGCGGCTCGGGGACATCGGCTCGTGGTGGCACGGCTTCTTCAGCTATCTGGCGTCCGGGCCGCCGGGGCCGCGGCTGCGGCAGATGCTCGCGCTGTCCCGGGCGGGCGTACTGAAGTTCCTGGGCGCCGACATGACCGTCAGTGCCGGGGACGGCGTCTTCCGGGCGGCGAGCGCCACCGTTCCCGGAACCTTCGTCGAGGCCCGTGCCCTCGTCGAGGCGCGGTTGCCGCATCCCACGGTCGAGCGCACCCGCGACGCGCTGCTGCGCGGGCTGTACGCCGACGGGGCCGCCGCGACCCCCGAGGGGCTGCTCGCCGTGGACCCCGCCGACGGCCGGGTCCTGGACGGCTCCGGCACCCCGCATCCGCGGCGCTTCGCGCTCGGCCCGCACACCGACGCCCGGGGCTCCGGCGCGTTCACCCGGCCGCGCACCGGCGGGCCGGCCTTCCGGCAGAACGACGCGACGGCACGCGCCGCGCTGACGTTCCTGCACGCACACCACCACGCCGAGGGAGCAGTGCGATGA
- a CDS encoding amino acid ABC transporter permease, producing the protein MSSDTLAKPAAAAEAAPVRIVAQRRLGQWTAAAVVLVLLGLAVNSVVRNDAFQWDVVADYFTSASVLRGLWLTLWLTAVVMVLGFALGTLLAAGRLSANPVLRSVSWGYVWLFRSMPILVQLLLWFNIGALYPQILGVKTVNLLGPVTVAIVGLTLHEAAYAAEVVRGGILSVDRGQIEAAQALGLSRWRRWWRIVLPQAMRSIVPPAGNMLIGTLKGTSIVSVIAVQDLLYSVQLVYHRTYQVIPLLMVATVWYVVVTSVLSVGQYYVEKYYARGSERTR; encoded by the coding sequence ATGTCCTCCGACACCCTCGCCAAACCCGCCGCGGCAGCAGAAGCCGCACCCGTGCGCATCGTCGCCCAGCGCCGGCTCGGCCAGTGGACCGCGGCCGCCGTCGTTCTGGTCCTGCTCGGGCTCGCCGTCAACTCCGTCGTGCGCAACGACGCGTTCCAGTGGGACGTCGTCGCCGACTACTTCACCTCGGCCTCCGTGCTGCGGGGCCTGTGGCTCACGCTCTGGCTGACCGCGGTCGTGATGGTGTTGGGCTTCGCGCTCGGCACCCTGCTCGCCGCGGGCCGGCTGTCCGCCAACCCGGTTCTCAGATCGGTGAGTTGGGGATACGTCTGGCTGTTCAGGTCGATGCCGATCCTGGTGCAGCTGCTGCTCTGGTTCAACATCGGGGCGCTGTATCCGCAGATCCTCGGCGTGAAGACGGTGAACCTGCTCGGCCCGGTCACCGTCGCCATCGTCGGACTGACGCTCCACGAGGCCGCGTACGCCGCCGAGGTCGTGCGCGGGGGCATCCTCTCCGTCGACCGCGGCCAGATCGAGGCCGCTCAGGCACTCGGCCTGAGCCGGTGGCGCCGCTGGTGGAGGATCGTGCTGCCGCAGGCGATGCGGTCCATCGTGCCGCCGGCCGGCAACATGCTGATCGGCACCCTCAAGGGCACCTCCATCGTCAGCGTCATCGCCGTACAGGACCTGCTCTACTCGGTGCAGCTCGTCTACCACCGCACCTACCAGGTCATCCCGCTGCTGATGGTGGCCACCGTCTGGTACGTCGTGGTCACCTCGGTGCTCAGCGTCGGCCAGTACTACGTCGAGAAGTACTACGCGCGTGGTTCGGAGCGGACCCGATGA
- a CDS encoding cell division protein SepF: MGSVRKASAWLGLVDDNDDERYYDDDYAEGQESGEAWVTDPRVKVASETAEEKGRRIGTVTPDSFRDARGIGELFRDGVPVIINLTAMEPTDAKRVVDFAAGLTFGLRGTIERVATRVFLLTPANTEIVSGEAAGRPTDGFFNQS; encoded by the coding sequence ATGGGATCGGTGCGCAAGGCGAGTGCCTGGCTTGGCCTCGTCGACGACAACGATGACGAGCGTTACTACGACGACGACTACGCCGAAGGACAGGAATCCGGCGAGGCCTGGGTCACCGACCCGCGCGTGAAGGTCGCTTCGGAGACGGCCGAGGAGAAGGGCCGCCGGATCGGCACGGTCACCCCGGACAGCTTCCGGGACGCCCGCGGCATCGGCGAGCTCTTCCGGGACGGGGTCCCGGTCATCATCAACCTCACGGCCATGGAGCCCACCGACGCCAAGCGCGTGGTGGACTTCGCGGCCGGCCTGACCTTCGGTCTGCGCGGCACGATCGAGCGGGTCGCGACCCGGGTCTTCCTGCTGACCCCCGCCAACACGGAGATCGTCAGCGGCGAGGCGGCCGGCCGGCCGACGGACGGTTTCTTCAACCAGAGCTGA
- a CDS encoding ABC transporter substrate-binding protein yields MSTSSRPRRRIFIPFALITSAAVLLTACGSGDSEGAGKSDAQAAAKTGGIPTADVVSAVRKNEAAAKLLPSGTRSLTVAISVGGTPPGTSYLDDGKTLAGQDVDFANAVGKVLGIKLKTESASFEAILPALDSGKYDFGASNFGVTDERRKTIDFVTYINDGQGFATREDSKLQKITDLKQLCGLNVATGAGTTFEATLEENKKVCTDAGKKAYEVQTYNESGAIWSSLQQGRSDIVMSTINGLRYAVAQQQGLKFLNEFHRLDVGFAFKKGTKLAPAFQAAVNELIADGTYEKILKKWGTTGSAIEKSQVSPPELKD; encoded by the coding sequence ATGAGTACGTCCTCGCGGCCCCGTCGCCGCATTTTCATCCCCTTTGCCCTGATCACGTCCGCCGCGGTGCTGCTGACGGCCTGCGGCTCCGGCGACTCGGAGGGCGCGGGCAAAAGCGACGCCCAGGCCGCGGCGAAGACCGGCGGCATCCCGACGGCGGACGTGGTCTCGGCCGTCCGGAAGAACGAGGCCGCGGCCAAGCTGCTGCCCTCGGGCACCCGGAGCCTCACGGTCGCGATCAGCGTCGGCGGCACTCCGCCCGGCACCAGCTATCTGGACGACGGCAAGACGCTGGCCGGGCAGGACGTCGACTTCGCGAACGCGGTCGGCAAGGTGCTGGGCATCAAACTCAAGACCGAGTCGGCCAGTTTCGAGGCGATCCTGCCGGCCCTCGACAGCGGCAAGTACGACTTCGGGGCCAGCAACTTCGGCGTGACCGACGAGCGGCGCAAGACCATCGACTTCGTCACCTACATCAACGACGGCCAGGGCTTCGCCACCCGCGAGGACAGCAAGCTGCAGAAGATCACCGACCTGAAGCAGCTGTGCGGCCTGAACGTGGCGACCGGCGCGGGCACGACCTTCGAGGCGACGCTGGAGGAGAACAAGAAGGTCTGCACGGACGCCGGCAAGAAGGCGTACGAGGTGCAGACGTACAACGAGTCCGGCGCGATCTGGTCCTCGCTCCAGCAGGGCCGCAGCGACATCGTGATGTCCACGATCAACGGCCTGCGCTACGCCGTGGCCCAGCAGCAGGGCCTGAAGTTCCTCAACGAGTTCCACCGCCTCGATGTCGGCTTCGCCTTCAAGAAGGGCACGAAGCTGGCACCGGCCTTCCAGGCCGCGGTGAACGAGCTGATCGCCGACGGCACCTACGAGAAGATCCTGAAGAAGTGGGGCACGACGGGCTCGGCGATCGAGAAGTCCCAGGTCTCGCCGCCGGAACTGAAGGACTGA
- a CDS encoding LLM class flavin-dependent oxidoreductase gives MTSSTGRGLLHLAAAVDQPTVFDAGSYVELVRLAERGVLDFVTLGDTFARPGPDALAVLSRVAPATRRIGLVPTVTTTHTEPFHVQAAVATLDWVSRGRAGWHLDVSTTEGEARLFGRRHAAPADTLWQEAGEVADVAARLWDSWEDGAEIRDVATGRFVDRDKLHHTDFEGAAFSVKGPSIVPRPPQGHPVRVVDATEGQARRTAARYADVALLRVTSPAQAAAVRTELRGTAEEFGRDPDTLRILACLVVDLGDGEHAAEPGWGSPLFGRRRELGGGGGGPLGTAQGPRYRGGPVDLADLIAVWHQAGAVDGFHLTPVEPRRDLERLVNGTVALLQHRGLFRTFYPGSTLREHLGLGRPANQYAVTGGTS, from the coding sequence ATGACCTCATCGACCGGCCGGGGGTTGCTGCACCTGGCCGCCGCCGTCGATCAGCCGACGGTGTTCGACGCCGGCTCGTACGTCGAGCTGGTGCGGCTCGCGGAGCGTGGCGTACTCGACTTCGTCACCCTCGGCGACACCTTCGCGCGTCCCGGACCCGACGCGCTCGCCGTGCTCTCGCGGGTGGCGCCCGCCACCCGGCGGATCGGTCTGGTGCCGACCGTGACCACCACGCACACCGAGCCCTTCCATGTGCAGGCGGCCGTCGCGACCCTCGACTGGGTCAGCCGCGGCCGCGCCGGCTGGCACCTCGACGTGTCCACCACCGAGGGCGAGGCCCGCCTCTTCGGCCGCCGCCATGCCGCGCCCGCCGACACCCTGTGGCAGGAGGCGGGCGAAGTCGCCGACGTGGCCGCCCGGTTGTGGGACAGCTGGGAGGACGGCGCCGAGATACGCGACGTGGCGACCGGCCGCTTCGTCGACCGGGACAAGCTGCACCACACCGATTTCGAGGGGGCCGCCTTCTCCGTGAAGGGACCCTCGATCGTGCCGCGGCCCCCGCAGGGACACCCCGTACGGGTCGTCGACGCCACCGAGGGACAGGCGAGGAGAACAGCCGCCCGGTACGCCGACGTGGCGCTCCTCCGTGTCACCTCTCCCGCCCAGGCCGCCGCCGTACGGACCGAACTGCGGGGCACGGCGGAGGAGTTCGGGCGCGATCCCGACACCCTGCGGATCCTCGCGTGTCTGGTCGTCGACCTCGGGGACGGCGAGCACGCGGCCGAGCCCGGATGGGGGTCCCCGCTGTTCGGGCGAAGACGAGAACTCGGGGGAGGCGGGGGCGGACCCCTGGGGACCGCGCAGGGCCCGCGGTATCGCGGCGGCCCCGTCGACCTGGCCGACCTGATCGCCGTCTGGCACCAGGCCGGCGCCGTCGACGGCTTCCACCTCACCCCGGTCGAGCCGCGCCGTGACCTGGAGCGGCTCGTCAACGGCACAGTGGCGCTGCTCCAGCACCGCGGCCTGTTCCGCACCTTCTATCCGGGCAGCACGCTCAGGGAGCACCTGGGGCTGGGCCGGCCCGCCAACCAGTACGCCGTGACCGGGGGAACGTCATGA
- a CDS encoding DUF5685 family protein: MFGMVRPCRHRLSEGLKAQWMAHLCGLCLALRKDHGQFARLVTNYDGLLISVLTEAQAERTTGGRRTAGPCPLRGMRTASVAQGEGARLAAAVSLVLAAAKVRDHMADGDGLLARRPVALAARRVAASWGRAGARSGSGVGFDTAVLVDAVDRQVGLEALAGPGTPILTVTEPTETATAAAFAHTAILAGRPGNAEPLAEAGRLFGRLAHLLDAVEDRETDAASGAWNPLTATGTPLAEARRLADDALHGIRLALREADFVDAGLTHVLLAHELRNSVDRAFGGTACSHRPELHGPSASGPYAPGPGPYAPGGPGGPGGPPLPPEPPRGNRRGLLAGCAVWAGLACTCQLCCGTYDDPWTRERKDGLCHDCDCGDCGECCDCCQCCGSCCDGCDGCDCGCDC, translated from the coding sequence GTGTTCGGGATGGTCCGGCCCTGCCGTCATCGGCTCAGTGAGGGACTCAAGGCCCAGTGGATGGCGCATTTGTGCGGGCTGTGCCTCGCACTGCGCAAAGACCACGGGCAGTTCGCCAGACTGGTCACGAATTATGACGGTCTGCTGATATCGGTTTTGACGGAGGCTCAGGCAGAGCGGACGACGGGCGGACGCCGGACCGCCGGTCCCTGCCCGCTGCGTGGCATGCGGACCGCCTCCGTCGCGCAGGGCGAGGGCGCGCGCCTCGCCGCCGCCGTCTCGCTGGTGCTCGCCGCCGCCAAGGTGCGCGACCACATGGCCGACGGTGACGGGCTGTTGGCCCGCAGGCCGGTGGCGCTCGCGGCGCGCAGGGTCGCCGCGAGCTGGGGCAGGGCCGGCGCCCGTAGCGGCTCCGGCGTCGGCTTCGACACCGCCGTGCTCGTCGACGCCGTGGACCGGCAGGTGGGCCTCGAGGCGCTCGCCGGACCCGGCACCCCGATCCTGACGGTCACCGAGCCGACCGAGACCGCCACCGCCGCGGCGTTCGCGCACACCGCGATACTCGCCGGGCGGCCCGGCAACGCCGAGCCGCTCGCCGAGGCCGGCCGGCTCTTCGGCCGGCTCGCCCACCTCCTGGACGCCGTGGAGGACCGGGAAACTGACGCCGCGTCGGGTGCGTGGAACCCCCTGACAGCCACCGGAACACCCCTGGCCGAGGCCCGGCGCCTCGCCGACGACGCGCTGCACGGGATACGGCTCGCGCTGCGCGAGGCGGACTTCGTGGACGCCGGGCTGACGCACGTCCTGCTCGCCCACGAGCTGCGCAACTCGGTCGACCGCGCCTTCGGCGGCACCGCCTGCTCGCACCGGCCCGAACTGCACGGGCCGTCGGCCTCCGGTCCGTACGCGCCCGGTCCGGGGCCGTACGCACCCGGTGGTCCGGGTGGGCCCGGGGGTCCGCCGCTGCCGCCCGAGCCGCCGCGGGGCAACCGCCGGGGTCTGCTCGCGGGGTGTGCCGTGTGGGCGGGGCTGGCCTGCACCTGCCAGCTGTGCTGCGGCACGTACGACGATCCCTGGACCCGGGAGCGCAAGGACGGGCTCTGCCACGACTGCGACTGCGGCGACTGCGGGGAGTGCTGCGACTGCTGTCAGTGCTGCGGGAGTTGCTGCGACGGCTGCGACGGGTGTGACTGCGGCTGCGACTGCTGA
- a CDS encoding NtaA/DmoA family FMN-dependent monooxygenase (This protein belongs to a clade of FMN-dependent monooxygenases, within a broader family of flavin-dependent oxidoreductases, the luciferase-like monooxygenase (LMM) family, some of whose members use coenzyme F420 rather than FMN.), whose amino-acid sequence MTVRKPAVKQIHLAALPHSHSHSRSRSSGESPVPGVDNTTVWADPRAKSQIEFASFEHLARTAERGLFDFFLLAGGLRLREHKGRIHDLDVVGHPEAITVLNALAAVTERLGLAATVDATFNEPYETARRLATLDHLSGGRAAWNVVTSADAFTGANFRRGGFLDRADRHARTAEFVAAARELWDSWTPEGVSRPFAHRGRHFDIAGEFTVPRSPQGHPVVIQAGDSAEAREFAASSADVVFARHGTLEAGRAFYADVKRRLAAYGREPEDLKIMPGVTFVLGDTAAEAQERAAEIRWQQISPQNAILTLEQIWGVDLSDHDPDGPLPAFDPDPDPHPDPEPGLMQGGVEVADPRAIAEKWRALSHEKGLSIRQTVIEATGRQSFVGTPEAVAAELEEFVRTDAADGFILAPHLTPGGLDEFVDRVVPLLQERGAYRTHYPGTTLRSHLGLADPPTEALIP is encoded by the coding sequence ATGACCGTACGCAAGCCCGCCGTCAAACAGATCCACCTGGCCGCCCTCCCCCACTCCCACTCCCACTCCCGATCTCGCTCGAGCGGGGAGAGCCCCGTCCCAGGGGTCGACAACACGACCGTCTGGGCCGACCCGCGCGCGAAGTCGCAGATCGAGTTCGCCTCCTTCGAGCATCTGGCGCGCACCGCCGAACGCGGTCTGTTCGACTTCTTCCTCCTCGCCGGAGGGCTGCGGCTGCGCGAACACAAGGGACGCATCCATGACCTGGACGTCGTGGGGCACCCCGAGGCGATCACCGTGCTCAACGCGCTGGCCGCCGTCACCGAGCGGCTCGGGCTCGCCGCCACGGTCGACGCGACCTTCAACGAGCCGTACGAAACCGCCCGCAGGCTCGCCACGCTGGACCACCTCAGCGGGGGCCGGGCCGCCTGGAACGTGGTGACCTCCGCCGACGCGTTCACCGGGGCGAACTTCCGGCGCGGCGGCTTCCTCGACCGGGCCGACCGGCATGCCCGTACCGCCGAATTCGTGGCGGCGGCAAGGGAGTTGTGGGACTCCTGGACGCCCGAGGGGGTGTCGCGGCCGTTCGCCCACCGTGGGCGGCACTTCGACATCGCGGGTGAGTTCACCGTGCCGCGCTCGCCGCAGGGGCACCCCGTCGTCATCCAGGCCGGCGACTCGGCCGAGGCCCGGGAGTTCGCCGCATCCTCGGCGGACGTGGTCTTCGCCAGGCACGGGACGCTGGAGGCGGGGCGCGCGTTCTACGCTGATGTGAAGAGACGGCTCGCGGCGTACGGACGCGAGCCCGAGGACCTGAAGATCATGCCCGGGGTCACCTTCGTGCTCGGCGACACCGCCGCCGAGGCGCAGGAACGGGCCGCCGAGATCCGGTGGCAGCAGATCTCGCCGCAGAACGCGATCCTCACGCTGGAGCAGATCTGGGGCGTCGACCTGTCCGACCACGACCCCGACGGTCCGCTGCCCGCCTTCGACCCGGACCCGGACCCCCACCCGGACCCGGAGCCGGGCCTGATGCAGGGCGGGGTGGAGGTCGCCGATCCGCGGGCGATCGCCGAGAAATGGCGCGCCCTGTCCCACGAGAAGGGGCTGTCCATCCGGCAGACCGTGATCGAGGCGACCGGACGGCAGTCCTTCGTCGGTACGCCGGAGGCGGTCGCCGCCGAACTCGAGGAGTTCGTACGGACCGACGCCGCCGACGGCTTCATCCTCGCACCGCATCTCACCCCGGGCGGGCTCGACGAGTTCGTGGACCGGGTGGTGCCGCTGCTCCAGGAGCGCGGCGCCTACCGCACGCACTACCCGGGAACCACACTGCGCTCGCATCTCGGGTTGGCGGATCCCCCTACGGAAGCGCTGATCCCATGA
- a CDS encoding amino acid ABC transporter ATP-binding protein yields the protein MSTTTPATPAPAMVDIRSVHKSFGPLDVLKGIDLEVRAGEVTVVLGPSGSGKSTLLRTINHLEKVDQGTISVDGRLVGYRRSGDKLYELPEREILKQRTRIGFVFQNFNLFPHLTVLDNLVEAPVSVLKRPRKAAVESARRLLGRVGLADKADAYPGQLSGGQQQRVAIARALALEPALLLFDEPTSALDPELVGEVLDVIRDLAHQGTTMIVVTHEIGFAREVADTVVFMDDGRIVEQGTPGEVLDRPRHERTRAFLSKVL from the coding sequence ATGAGCACCACCACCCCCGCGACCCCCGCCCCCGCGATGGTCGACATCAGGTCCGTCCACAAGAGCTTCGGCCCGCTGGACGTGCTCAAGGGCATCGACCTCGAAGTGCGCGCCGGGGAGGTCACCGTCGTCCTCGGCCCCTCCGGCTCCGGCAAGTCGACGCTGCTGCGCACCATCAACCACCTGGAGAAGGTCGACCAGGGCACGATCAGTGTCGACGGCCGGCTGGTGGGCTACCGGCGCTCCGGCGACAAGCTGTACGAGCTGCCCGAGCGCGAGATCCTCAAGCAGCGCACCCGTATCGGGTTCGTCTTCCAGAACTTCAACCTCTTCCCGCACCTCACCGTCCTCGACAACCTCGTCGAGGCCCCGGTCTCCGTGCTGAAGCGGCCCCGCAAGGCCGCCGTGGAGAGCGCGCGCCGGCTGCTCGGCCGGGTCGGGCTCGCCGACAAGGCGGACGCCTACCCGGGGCAGCTCTCCGGTGGCCAGCAGCAGCGTGTCGCCATCGCCCGCGCGCTCGCCCTGGAGCCGGCGCTGCTGCTCTTCGACGAACCGACGTCCGCGCTCGACCCCGAGCTGGTGGGCGAAGTCCTCGATGTCATCAGGGATCTGGCGCACCAGGGCACCACGATGATCGTCGTCACGCACGAGATCGGCTTCGCCCGCGAGGTCGCCGACACGGTCGTGTTCATGGACGACGGCCGCATCGTCGAGCAGGGCACCCCGGGTGAGGTACTCGACCGTCCTCGGCATGAACGTACGCGGGCGTTCCTCTCCAAAGTCCTCTGA
- a CDS encoding S1 family peptidase, giving the protein MKHRRISRRRAAVAGAGIAALVAAGVTFQTANASEAPKTEAPHTLSLSAAGKLASTLGKDLGTDAAGTYYDAKAKHLVVNVLDETAAKTVEAAGAKARVVRNSLAELTSARTTLKQDATIPGTSWATDPETNKVVVTADRTVSKAEWATLTKVVDGLGQRAELQRTKGEYKPFIAGGDAITGGGGRCSLGFNVVKGGQPYFITAGHCTESISTWSDSSGSQIGTNEQSSFPGNDFGLVKYTSNADHPSEVDLYNGSTQPITKAGDATVGQKVTRSGSTTQVHSGTVTGLDATVNYGNGDIVNGLIQTDVCAEPGDSGGSLFAADTAIGLTSGGSGDCTSGGETFFQPVTEALSTFGAQIG; this is encoded by the coding sequence TTGAAGCACCGACGCATATCCAGGCGGCGCGCAGCCGTGGCCGGAGCCGGCATCGCCGCGCTCGTCGCCGCGGGTGTCACCTTCCAGACTGCGAACGCGAGCGAGGCCCCGAAGACCGAAGCGCCCCACACCCTCTCCCTCTCGGCGGCCGGAAAGCTCGCCTCGACCCTGGGCAAGGACCTGGGCACCGACGCGGCGGGAACGTATTACGACGCGAAGGCGAAGCACCTCGTCGTCAACGTGCTCGACGAGACGGCGGCGAAGACCGTCGAGGCGGCCGGCGCCAAGGCCAGAGTCGTGCGGAACTCCCTGGCCGAGTTGACGAGCGCGCGTACGACGCTCAAGCAGGACGCGACCATCCCCGGCACCTCGTGGGCGACCGACCCGGAGACCAACAAGGTCGTCGTCACCGCGGACCGCACGGTCTCCAAGGCCGAGTGGGCCACGCTGACCAAGGTCGTCGACGGCCTCGGTCAGCGAGCCGAACTCCAGCGCACGAAGGGGGAGTACAAGCCCTTCATCGCGGGCGGCGACGCGATCACCGGCGGCGGCGGGCGCTGCTCGCTCGGCTTCAACGTGGTCAAGGGCGGCCAGCCGTACTTCATCACCGCCGGGCACTGCACCGAGTCGATCTCGACCTGGTCGGACTCCAGCGGCAGCCAGATCGGCACGAACGAGCAGTCCAGCTTCCCGGGCAACGACTTCGGCCTGGTCAAGTACACCTCGAACGCCGACCACCCGAGCGAGGTCGACCTCTACAACGGCTCCACGCAGCCCATCACCAAGGCGGGCGATGCGACCGTCGGCCAGAAGGTCACCCGCAGCGGCTCCACGACCCAGGTGCACAGCGGCACGGTCACCGGTCTGGACGCCACCGTGAACTACGGCAACGGCGACATCGTCAACGGCCTCATCCAGACCGACGTCTGCGCCGAGCCCGGCGACAGCGGCGGCTCGCTCTTCGCGGCCGACACCGCCATCGGCCTCACCTCGGGCGGCAGCGGTGACTGCACGTCCGGCGGCGAGACGTTCTTCCAGCCGGTGACCGAGGCGCTGTCGACGTTCGGCGCGCAGATCGGCTGA